In one Fundulus heteroclitus isolate FHET01 chromosome 3, MU-UCD_Fhet_4.1, whole genome shotgun sequence genomic region, the following are encoded:
- the znf384b gene encoding zinc finger protein 384b isoform X2: MMEDSHFNSSYFWSAVPTVPAQLENAMFLNKVKEHQEKNASFPPPSASHYQTTLLTIPTPGGKADGGGQAGGAPHLHPPHSTQNITVLPVPSAGIMTAAGLVITTPQGTLVSPTSSQSFVSGHPATTMIVSALHSTGQHPDEMLYKKEGDGTSHVVVMPSPSKRGRKKKATMSRVTTLGGPGNDTLILTHLTPAGQVSSLQHHTGDPYELSNEDEGHGHKDATKTYRCRMCAATFFSKSDMQIHSKSHTEAKPHKCPHCAKSFANSSYLAQHIRIHSGAKPYTCSYCQKSFRQLSHLQQHSRNHTESKPHKCPHCTKSFANSSYLAQHVRIHTGVKPYSCSYCDKCFRQLSHLQQHSRIHTGDRPYKCIHPGCEKSFTQLSNLQSHRRQHNKDKPYKCPNCNKGYIDAASLEVHMSTHTVKHAKIYSCGLCNRSYTSETYLVKHMEKHNPDQLNAPAGSGAQSSQQRQSQGQAGAQSRGESTDGGSRRAAGSSAAGGGQQGQSQSSYPQTDAMPCPFDLHQYKTVSAGDIQYKPVSVADLISHKDLCLTVSASTIQVEHLNS; the protein is encoded by the exons CTGGAGAATGCCATGTTTCTGAACAAGGTGAAGGAGCACCAGGAGAAGAACGCCTCGTTCCCTCCGCCTTCAGCCTCCCACTACCAGACGACTCTCCTCACCATCCCAACTCCCGGAGGCAAGGCAGACGGAGGCGGGCAGGCCGGCGGCGCGCCACACCTCCACCCCCCTCACAGCACCCAGAACATCACAGTGTTGCCCGTCCCCTCCGCGGGCATCATGACAGCAG CTGGACTGGTGATCACGACACCTCAGGGAACGCTGGTCTCTCCCACGTCCTCTCAGTCGTTTGTCTCCGGTCATCCAGCGACCACCATGATCGTTTCAGCGCTTCATTCTACAG GTCAACATCCAGATGAGATGCTAt ACAAGAAAGAAGGAGACGGGACGTCCCACGTAGTCGTGATGCCGTCACCCTCCAAACGAGGGAGAAAGAAGAAGGCGACCATGTCTAGAGTGACCACTCTGGGTGGGCCAGGAAACGACACACTAATACTGACACacctgacacctgctggacag gTGTCTTCTTTGCAGCATCACACCGGAGATCCATACGAGCTGTCTAATGAGGACGAAGGGCACGGCCATAAGGACGCCACAAAGACATACAG GTGCCGGATGTGTGCGGCGACCTTCTTCAGTAAGTCTGACATGCAGATCCACTCCAAGTCGCACACAGAGGCCAAACCTCACAAGTGTCCTCACTGCGCCAAGTCTTTCGCCAACTCGAGCTACCTGGCCCAGCACATCCGCATCCACAGCGGGGCCAAGCCTTACACCTGCTCCTACTGTCAGAAATCTTTCAGGCAGCTCAGTCACTTACAGCAGCACTCACG TAACCACACGGAGTCCAAACCCCACAAGTGTCCCCACTGTACGAAGTCCTTCGCCAACTCCAGCTACCTGGCTCAGCACGTCCGCATCCACACCGGAGTGAAACCTTACTCCTGCTCGTACTGCGACAAGTGCTTCAGACAGCTCAGTCAcctccagcagcacagcag AATTCACACCGGGGATCGGCCGTACAAATGCATCCATCCAGGCTGTGAGAAATCCTTCACACAACTATCAAATTTACAG TCCCACCGGCGTCAGCACAACAAAGACAAGCCGTACAAATGCCCCAACTGCAATAAAGGATACATAGACGCAGCAAGCCTGGAGGTGCACATGTCCACACACACTGTCAAACACGCCAAGATCTACTCGTGTGGTCTCTGCAACCGCTCTTATACATCA GAGACGTATCTGGTGAAACACATGGAGAAACACAACCCAGACCAGTTGAACGCCCCCGCAGGCTCTGGGGCACAGTCGTCGCAACAGAGGCAAAGCCAGGGCCAGGCTGGAGCTCAGAGCCGGGGGGAGAGCACAGACGGAGGGTCGCGCCGAGCCGCGGGGAGCTCGGCGGCAGGCGGAGGTCAGCAAGGACAAAGCCAGAGCAGCTACCCCCAGACAGACGCCATGCCCTGTCCGTTTGACCTGCACCAGTATAAAACGGTGTCGGCTGGCGACATCCAGTACAAACCAGTCAGCGTGGCGGACCTCATTTCCCACAAAGACCTCTGTCTCACTGTGTCGGCGTCCACAATCCAAGTGGAACACCTCAACTCTTAG
- the znf384b gene encoding zinc finger protein 384b isoform X4, whose translation MMEDSHFNSSYFWSAVPTVPAQLENAMFLNKVKEHQEKNASFPPPSASHYQTTLLTIPTPGGKADGGGQAGGAPHLHPPHSTQNITVLPVPSAGIMTAAGLVITTPQGTLVSPTSSQSFVSGHPATTMIVSALHSTGQHPDEMLYKKEGDGTSHVVVMPSPSKRGRKKKATMSRVTTLGGPGNDTLILTHLTPAGQVSSLQHHTGDPYELSNEDEGHGHKDATKTYSNHTESKPHKCPHCTKSFANSSYLAQHVRIHTGVKPYSCSYCDKCFRQLSHLQQHSRIHTGDRPYKCIHPGCEKSFTQLSNLQSHRRQHNKDKPYKCPNCNKGYIDAASLEVHMSTHTVKHAKIYSCGLCNRSYTSETYLVKHMEKHNPDQLNAPAGSGAQSSQQRQSQGQAGAQSRGESTDGGSRRAAGSSAAGGGQQGQSQSSYPQTDAMPCPFDLHQYKTVSAGDIQYKPVSVADLISHKDLCLTVSASTIQVEHLNS comes from the exons CTGGAGAATGCCATGTTTCTGAACAAGGTGAAGGAGCACCAGGAGAAGAACGCCTCGTTCCCTCCGCCTTCAGCCTCCCACTACCAGACGACTCTCCTCACCATCCCAACTCCCGGAGGCAAGGCAGACGGAGGCGGGCAGGCCGGCGGCGCGCCACACCTCCACCCCCCTCACAGCACCCAGAACATCACAGTGTTGCCCGTCCCCTCCGCGGGCATCATGACAGCAG CTGGACTGGTGATCACGACACCTCAGGGAACGCTGGTCTCTCCCACGTCCTCTCAGTCGTTTGTCTCCGGTCATCCAGCGACCACCATGATCGTTTCAGCGCTTCATTCTACAG GTCAACATCCAGATGAGATGCTAt ACAAGAAAGAAGGAGACGGGACGTCCCACGTAGTCGTGATGCCGTCACCCTCCAAACGAGGGAGAAAGAAGAAGGCGACCATGTCTAGAGTGACCACTCTGGGTGGGCCAGGAAACGACACACTAATACTGACACacctgacacctgctggacag gTGTCTTCTTTGCAGCATCACACCGGAGATCCATACGAGCTGTCTAATGAGGACGAAGGGCACGGCCATAAGGACGCCACAAAGACATACAG TAACCACACGGAGTCCAAACCCCACAAGTGTCCCCACTGTACGAAGTCCTTCGCCAACTCCAGCTACCTGGCTCAGCACGTCCGCATCCACACCGGAGTGAAACCTTACTCCTGCTCGTACTGCGACAAGTGCTTCAGACAGCTCAGTCAcctccagcagcacagcag AATTCACACCGGGGATCGGCCGTACAAATGCATCCATCCAGGCTGTGAGAAATCCTTCACACAACTATCAAATTTACAG TCCCACCGGCGTCAGCACAACAAAGACAAGCCGTACAAATGCCCCAACTGCAATAAAGGATACATAGACGCAGCAAGCCTGGAGGTGCACATGTCCACACACACTGTCAAACACGCCAAGATCTACTCGTGTGGTCTCTGCAACCGCTCTTATACATCA GAGACGTATCTGGTGAAACACATGGAGAAACACAACCCAGACCAGTTGAACGCCCCCGCAGGCTCTGGGGCACAGTCGTCGCAACAGAGGCAAAGCCAGGGCCAGGCTGGAGCTCAGAGCCGGGGGGAGAGCACAGACGGAGGGTCGCGCCGAGCCGCGGGGAGCTCGGCGGCAGGCGGAGGTCAGCAAGGACAAAGCCAGAGCAGCTACCCCCAGACAGACGCCATGCCCTGTCCGTTTGACCTGCACCAGTATAAAACGGTGTCGGCTGGCGACATCCAGTACAAACCAGTCAGCGTGGCGGACCTCATTTCCCACAAAGACCTCTGTCTCACTGTGTCGGCGTCCACAATCCAAGTGGAACACCTCAACTCTTAG
- the znf384b gene encoding zinc finger protein 384b isoform X1, which translates to MMEDSHFNSSYFWSAVPTVPAQLENAMFLNKVKEHQEKNASFPPPSASHYQTTLLTIPTPGGKADGGGQAGGAPHLHPPHSTQNITVLPVPSAGIMTAAGLVITTPQGTLVSPTSSQSFVSGHPATTMIVSALHSTDKKEGDGTSHVVVMPSPSKRGRKKKATMSRVTTLGGPGNDTLILTHLTPAGQVSSLQHHTGDPYELSNEDEGHGHKDATKTYRCRMCAATFFSKSDMQIHSKSHTEAKPHKCPHCAKSFANSSYLAQHIRIHSGAKPYTCSYCQKSFRQLSHLQQHSRNHTESKPHKCPHCTKSFANSSYLAQHVRIHTGVKPYSCSYCDKCFRQLSHLQQHSRIHTGDRPYKCIHPGCEKSFTQLSNLQSHRRQHNKDKPYKCPNCNKGYIDAASLEVHMSTHTVKHAKIYSCGLCNRSYTSVRQMSISEEHFYMKHYETPHWHQTPGSYFTPCSHVSTVSPLPIPPSSQETYLVKHMEKHNPDQLNAPAGSGAQSSQQRQSQGQAGAQSRGESTDGGSRRAAGSSAAGGGQQGQSQSSYPQTDAMPCPFDLHQYKTVSAGDIQYKPVSVADLISHKDLCLTVSASTIQVEHLNS; encoded by the exons CTGGAGAATGCCATGTTTCTGAACAAGGTGAAGGAGCACCAGGAGAAGAACGCCTCGTTCCCTCCGCCTTCAGCCTCCCACTACCAGACGACTCTCCTCACCATCCCAACTCCCGGAGGCAAGGCAGACGGAGGCGGGCAGGCCGGCGGCGCGCCACACCTCCACCCCCCTCACAGCACCCAGAACATCACAGTGTTGCCCGTCCCCTCCGCGGGCATCATGACAGCAG CTGGACTGGTGATCACGACACCTCAGGGAACGCTGGTCTCTCCCACGTCCTCTCAGTCGTTTGTCTCCGGTCATCCAGCGACCACCATGATCGTTTCAGCGCTTCATTCTACAG ACAAGAAAGAAGGAGACGGGACGTCCCACGTAGTCGTGATGCCGTCACCCTCCAAACGAGGGAGAAAGAAGAAGGCGACCATGTCTAGAGTGACCACTCTGGGTGGGCCAGGAAACGACACACTAATACTGACACacctgacacctgctggacag gTGTCTTCTTTGCAGCATCACACCGGAGATCCATACGAGCTGTCTAATGAGGACGAAGGGCACGGCCATAAGGACGCCACAAAGACATACAG GTGCCGGATGTGTGCGGCGACCTTCTTCAGTAAGTCTGACATGCAGATCCACTCCAAGTCGCACACAGAGGCCAAACCTCACAAGTGTCCTCACTGCGCCAAGTCTTTCGCCAACTCGAGCTACCTGGCCCAGCACATCCGCATCCACAGCGGGGCCAAGCCTTACACCTGCTCCTACTGTCAGAAATCTTTCAGGCAGCTCAGTCACTTACAGCAGCACTCACG TAACCACACGGAGTCCAAACCCCACAAGTGTCCCCACTGTACGAAGTCCTTCGCCAACTCCAGCTACCTGGCTCAGCACGTCCGCATCCACACCGGAGTGAAACCTTACTCCTGCTCGTACTGCGACAAGTGCTTCAGACAGCTCAGTCAcctccagcagcacagcag AATTCACACCGGGGATCGGCCGTACAAATGCATCCATCCAGGCTGTGAGAAATCCTTCACACAACTATCAAATTTACAG TCCCACCGGCGTCAGCACAACAAAGACAAGCCGTACAAATGCCCCAACTGCAATAAAGGATACATAGACGCAGCAAGCCTGGAGGTGCACATGTCCACACACACTGTCAAACACGCCAAGATCTACTCGTGTGGTCTCTGCAACCGCTCTTATACATCAGTAAGACAAATGTCCATTTCTGAAGAGCATTTCTACATGAAACACTATGAAACGCCGCACTGGCATCAGACGCCTGGCAGCTACTTTACACCGTGTAGTCATGTGTCCACTGTTTCCCCTTTACCTATCCCCCCCTCATCTCAGGAGACGTATCTGGTGAAACACATGGAGAAACACAACCCAGACCAGTTGAACGCCCCCGCAGGCTCTGGGGCACAGTCGTCGCAACAGAGGCAAAGCCAGGGCCAGGCTGGAGCTCAGAGCCGGGGGGAGAGCACAGACGGAGGGTCGCGCCGAGCCGCGGGGAGCTCGGCGGCAGGCGGAGGTCAGCAAGGACAAAGCCAGAGCAGCTACCCCCAGACAGACGCCATGCCCTGTCCGTTTGACCTGCACCAGTATAAAACGGTGTCGGCTGGCGACATCCAGTACAAACCAGTCAGCGTGGCGGACCTCATTTCCCACAAAGACCTCTGTCTCACTGTGTCGGCGTCCACAATCCAAGTGGAACACCTCAACTCTTAG
- the znf384b gene encoding zinc finger protein 384b isoform X3 — protein MMEDSHFNSSYFWSAVPTVPAQLENAMFLNKVKEHQEKNASFPPPSASHYQTTLLTIPTPGGKADGGGQAGGAPHLHPPHSTQNITVLPVPSAGIMTAAGLVITTPQGTLVSPTSSQSFVSGHPATTMIVSALHSTDKKEGDGTSHVVVMPSPSKRGRKKKATMSRVTTLGGPGNDTLILTHLTPAGQVSSLQHHTGDPYELSNEDEGHGHKDATKTYRCRMCAATFFSKSDMQIHSKSHTEAKPHKCPHCAKSFANSSYLAQHIRIHSGAKPYTCSYCQKSFRQLSHLQQHSRNHTESKPHKCPHCTKSFANSSYLAQHVRIHTGVKPYSCSYCDKCFRQLSHLQQHSRIHTGDRPYKCIHPGCEKSFTQLSNLQSHRRQHNKDKPYKCPNCNKGYIDAASLEVHMSTHTVKHAKIYSCGLCNRSYTSETYLVKHMEKHNPDQLNAPAGSGAQSSQQRQSQGQAGAQSRGESTDGGSRRAAGSSAAGGGQQGQSQSSYPQTDAMPCPFDLHQYKTVSAGDIQYKPVSVADLISHKDLCLTVSASTIQVEHLNS, from the exons CTGGAGAATGCCATGTTTCTGAACAAGGTGAAGGAGCACCAGGAGAAGAACGCCTCGTTCCCTCCGCCTTCAGCCTCCCACTACCAGACGACTCTCCTCACCATCCCAACTCCCGGAGGCAAGGCAGACGGAGGCGGGCAGGCCGGCGGCGCGCCACACCTCCACCCCCCTCACAGCACCCAGAACATCACAGTGTTGCCCGTCCCCTCCGCGGGCATCATGACAGCAG CTGGACTGGTGATCACGACACCTCAGGGAACGCTGGTCTCTCCCACGTCCTCTCAGTCGTTTGTCTCCGGTCATCCAGCGACCACCATGATCGTTTCAGCGCTTCATTCTACAG ACAAGAAAGAAGGAGACGGGACGTCCCACGTAGTCGTGATGCCGTCACCCTCCAAACGAGGGAGAAAGAAGAAGGCGACCATGTCTAGAGTGACCACTCTGGGTGGGCCAGGAAACGACACACTAATACTGACACacctgacacctgctggacag gTGTCTTCTTTGCAGCATCACACCGGAGATCCATACGAGCTGTCTAATGAGGACGAAGGGCACGGCCATAAGGACGCCACAAAGACATACAG GTGCCGGATGTGTGCGGCGACCTTCTTCAGTAAGTCTGACATGCAGATCCACTCCAAGTCGCACACAGAGGCCAAACCTCACAAGTGTCCTCACTGCGCCAAGTCTTTCGCCAACTCGAGCTACCTGGCCCAGCACATCCGCATCCACAGCGGGGCCAAGCCTTACACCTGCTCCTACTGTCAGAAATCTTTCAGGCAGCTCAGTCACTTACAGCAGCACTCACG TAACCACACGGAGTCCAAACCCCACAAGTGTCCCCACTGTACGAAGTCCTTCGCCAACTCCAGCTACCTGGCTCAGCACGTCCGCATCCACACCGGAGTGAAACCTTACTCCTGCTCGTACTGCGACAAGTGCTTCAGACAGCTCAGTCAcctccagcagcacagcag AATTCACACCGGGGATCGGCCGTACAAATGCATCCATCCAGGCTGTGAGAAATCCTTCACACAACTATCAAATTTACAG TCCCACCGGCGTCAGCACAACAAAGACAAGCCGTACAAATGCCCCAACTGCAATAAAGGATACATAGACGCAGCAAGCCTGGAGGTGCACATGTCCACACACACTGTCAAACACGCCAAGATCTACTCGTGTGGTCTCTGCAACCGCTCTTATACATCA GAGACGTATCTGGTGAAACACATGGAGAAACACAACCCAGACCAGTTGAACGCCCCCGCAGGCTCTGGGGCACAGTCGTCGCAACAGAGGCAAAGCCAGGGCCAGGCTGGAGCTCAGAGCCGGGGGGAGAGCACAGACGGAGGGTCGCGCCGAGCCGCGGGGAGCTCGGCGGCAGGCGGAGGTCAGCAAGGACAAAGCCAGAGCAGCTACCCCCAGACAGACGCCATGCCCTGTCCGTTTGACCTGCACCAGTATAAAACGGTGTCGGCTGGCGACATCCAGTACAAACCAGTCAGCGTGGCGGACCTCATTTCCCACAAAGACCTCTGTCTCACTGTGTCGGCGTCCACAATCCAAGTGGAACACCTCAACTCTTAG
- the gnl1 gene encoding guanine nucleotide-binding protein-like 1 has translation MPRKKPFSNKQKKKQLQVKRERKRGDTGSGPSSRNASVERGGERQSDTSDSETTDIRRINQQPIGRDGRYDPNKFRLHFEKESREEVERRKRLAMETVLKPVSDKELEVNINEIYPAEKGLCFPRRPSWTYEMTRESLLRKEEKSFKDYLQDLHSRNPPGSLSHFEHNLETWRQLWRVLEMSDVVLLIVDIRHPVLQFPPDLYHYITTDQHKQVILVLNKVDLCPPPLVMAWKHYMTSQFPHLEIVCFTSQPGQSYNTVLQKKRMRKKADLHRAGGLIDLFKACQEITAGKVDLTSWEQKIQRDSVSERLDGEPHDDGADSVLVEHQSDSALEMSTQERYKDGVLTLGCIGFPNVGKSTVINSLVGRKVVSVSRTPGHTKYFQTYYLTPTVKLCDCPGLVFPSLVNKQLQILAGIFPIAQLQDPYTSVGYLCERIPYLSVLKLKHPSLQEKDAEQREQGAAEPSWTAWDVCEAWAERRGYKTAKAARNDVYRSANSLLRLAIDGRLCLCLRPPGYSCLKDHWENHPDLPEIMALQGRTAEEEGGAERDEEEDGESSSEPEEEQDRDADDDEDGDDEDEGFGHQRRNDEKPSGFTVNMYNVLRENDCD, from the exons aTGCCTCGGAAAAAGCCATTtagcaacaaacagaagaagaaacagCTGCAAGTCAAACGCGAGAGGAAGAGAG GTGACACAGGTTCTGGTCCAAGCAGCCGCAATGCGAGTGTGGAGCGAGGAGGAGAACGCCAGTCAGACACGTCCGACAGCGAGACCACCGACATCAGAAGAATAAATCAGCAGCCCATTGGCAGAGATGGCAGATATGATCCTAACAA GTTTCGACTTCACTTTGAGAAAGAGAgtagagaggaggtggagaggaggaagaggctgGCCATGGAGACGGTGCTGAAACCAGTGTCGGATAAAGAACTTGAAGTCAACATAAATGAAATCTACCCTGCAGAGAAAG GTCTTTGCTTCCCACGGCGACCATCTTGGACTTATGAGATGACCCGAGAGAGCCTGCTGAGGAAAGAAGAGAAGTCATTCAAAGACTACCTGCAAGACCTGCACTCCAGAAACCCACCCGGCTCTCTGAGCCACTTTGAGCACAATCTGGAG ACATGGAGACAGCTATGGAGGGTTTTGGAAATGTCTGATGTCGTCCTTCTTATTGTTGACATAAGGCACCCG GTGCTGCAGTTTCCTCCAGATCTGTACCATTACATCACAACGGATCAACATAAGCAGGTGATCCTGGTGTTGAACAAAGTCGACCTGTGTCCTCCTCCACTGGTGATGGCCTGGAAACACTACATGACCTCCCAGTTTCCTCACCTGGAAATAGTGTGCTTCACGTCCCAACCTGGACAATCCTACAACACAG TGCTGCAGAAGAAGAGAATGAGGAAGAAGGCTGACTTGCATCGGGCTGGAGGTCTCATAGATCTCTTTAAGGCTTGTCAAGAGATCACGGCGGGAAAAG TTGACCTGACCAGCTGGGAGCAGAAGATCCAGAGAGATTCTGTTTCAGAGCGGCTGGATGGAGAGCCGCATGACGACGGAGCCGACTCGGTGTTGGTGGAGCATCAAAGTGACAGCGCTTTGGAGATGAGCACCCAGGAGCGCTACAAAGATGGAGTTCTCACTTTGGGCTGTATAG GTTTTCCTAATGTTGGTAAATCAACTGTAATAAACAGCCTAGTTGGGAGGAAGGTTGTGAGCGTGTCCCGAACGCCAGGTCACACCAAATACTTCCAGACCTACTACCTCACCCCGACAGTCAAACTCTGCGACTGCCCCGGGCTCGTCTTCCCCTCCCTCGTCAATAAACAGCTGCAG ATTCTAGCTGGCATTTTCCCAATCGCCCAGCTGCAAGACCCCTACACTTCAGTCGGTTATCTGTGCGAGAGGATCCCTTACCTTTCTGTGCTGAAGCTCAAACACCCCAGTTTGCAAGAGAAGGATGCCGAGCAGAGAGAACAAGGTGCCGCGGAGCCGAGCTGGACCGCCTGGGATGTGTGTGAAG CTTGGGCAGAGAGGAGAGGCTATAAAACGGCGAAAGCGGCTCGCAACGACGTTTATCGCTCAGCGAACAGTCTACTACGGTTGGCGATTGATGGCAGACTGTGTCTCTGTCTGAGACCGCCCGGCTACAGCTGCCTCAAAG ATCACTGGGAAAATCACCCGGACCTGCCCGAGATTATGGCTCTTCAAGGAAGGAcagcagaggaggaaggaggtgCGGAACgggacgaggaggaggacggAGAATCCAGCTCAGAGCCCGAGGAGGAGCAGGATAGGGATGCTGACGACGACGAGGACGGCGACGACGAAGACGAGGGGTTTGGACATCAGAGGCGGAACGACGAGAAGCCGTCCGGGTTCACTGTCAACATGTACAATGTACTACGGGAAAATGACTGTGATTGA